A single region of the Marinobacter salinus genome encodes:
- a CDS encoding ABC transporter ATP-binding protein: protein MTTIFDKTNSKAKGIRIKNVSKIFFPENDEPVEALKPVNLDIHPGEFVAVIGPSGCGKSTLLNIVAGFEQATAGSVLVDGEKVNKPDIDRGMVFQQYALFPWLNVQENVEFGLKQLNVPVNERAEIVTSFLKLVGLQDFANARIDSLSGGMKQRVALARVFCTNPSIILMDEPFGALDALTRSMLQKELLSIWQEYEKTVMLITHSVQEALVLANRVVVITSRPGRVKLNIKVDLPYPRDPKSMAFRELESDILDQLTDEIAKSYGGQSQVLMAD, encoded by the coding sequence ATGACAACGATATTTGATAAAACGAACAGCAAAGCAAAAGGGATTCGGATCAAGAATGTAAGTAAGATCTTTTTCCCCGAAAATGATGAGCCTGTCGAAGCGCTGAAACCCGTCAATCTTGATATCCATCCGGGGGAATTTGTGGCGGTTATCGGTCCCTCAGGCTGCGGGAAAAGTACCTTGCTCAACATCGTCGCGGGTTTTGAACAGGCCACAGCGGGCAGTGTGTTGGTGGATGGCGAGAAAGTGAATAAACCCGATATCGACCGTGGCATGGTCTTTCAGCAATACGCACTGTTCCCCTGGTTGAACGTTCAGGAAAATGTGGAGTTTGGGCTTAAGCAGCTGAATGTCCCCGTCAATGAACGGGCTGAAATCGTCACATCTTTCCTGAAGTTGGTGGGTTTGCAGGATTTTGCCAATGCCCGTATCGATTCATTGTCCGGGGGAATGAAGCAGAGAGTGGCGCTGGCGCGGGTCTTTTGCACGAACCCTTCGATTATTCTCATGGATGAGCCTTTTGGAGCACTGGATGCGCTAACCCGAAGCATGCTGCAGAAAGAGCTTTTATCGATCTGGCAGGAGTACGAAAAGACGGTCATGCTGATTACACACTCGGTTCAGGAAGCCTTGGTGCTGGCCAACCGGGTCGTTGTGATTACAAGCCGTCCTGGACGGGTAAAACTCAATATCAAAGTAGACCTACCCTATCCCCGAGATCCCAAGTCAATGGCATTCCGCGAGCTCGAGTCCGATATTTTGGATCAGCTGACTGACGAAATCGCCAAGTCTTACGGTGGTCAATCCCAGGTGTTAATGGCGGATTGA
- a CDS encoding amidase produces MTILNKFYRPLTAASTQIELRKQTQKVVRQIEGSELDAFSWIQQTPPALQGDDMADQLLERPLVGLPIAVKEVIDVAGAPISYGCDAFAGRVAVSNAEVVTKLEVLGAQVIGITRSTEMAIARETTTRNPWSPHHSPGASSSGSAAAVGAGLVPFALGTQTIGSVIRPAAYCGVIGFKPSIGTGSLSGILSLSPTLDHVGFFSDSLERMTEIMSLMFPSMPPSLGVSPRFVFIEPWFECAGLEPLFAKQRCLEAACAKSGLDWVEKSLDLDLITHDAMVVNTILCFEMFKNWGYPLLNHPDVSDELKSFLRLGEEITPAEYEACLKSRLEMIELIEGQLDEGDIIVFPSVLGLPPKLGQGTGSRDPQRLWTLLGMPALNLPVGWDKGFPLNLQLIARRGEDRQLLAAARVVSCLVGQTTPAAFTT; encoded by the coding sequence ATGACAATACTGAACAAGTTTTACAGGCCTCTTACCGCAGCCTCTACTCAGATTGAACTCAGGAAGCAGACCCAGAAGGTTGTTCGGCAGATCGAGGGATCAGAGTTAGATGCCTTCTCCTGGATTCAGCAAACACCGCCTGCTCTTCAGGGCGATGATATGGCTGATCAATTGCTCGAGCGTCCTTTAGTCGGGCTGCCGATTGCCGTAAAGGAAGTGATTGATGTTGCCGGTGCGCCGATTAGCTACGGATGCGATGCCTTTGCAGGGCGAGTTGCGGTTTCAAACGCGGAGGTCGTCACAAAATTAGAAGTCTTGGGTGCGCAGGTCATAGGTATAACTCGATCAACTGAAATGGCCATTGCCAGGGAAACCACAACCCGTAATCCTTGGTCTCCCCATCACAGTCCCGGGGCCTCTTCCAGCGGGTCCGCTGCCGCTGTGGGGGCCGGATTGGTTCCTTTTGCTCTGGGAACCCAAACGATTGGTTCGGTCATTCGTCCAGCTGCCTATTGTGGAGTGATAGGTTTTAAACCTTCGATTGGGACCGGCTCTCTCTCCGGAATTCTCTCTCTGAGCCCTACCCTGGACCACGTCGGATTTTTTTCGGACTCGCTGGAGCGCATGACGGAGATCATGTCGCTTATGTTTCCGAGCATGCCGCCATCGCTAGGGGTGAGTCCTCGGTTCGTATTTATCGAGCCGTGGTTTGAATGTGCTGGGCTTGAACCTCTTTTTGCTAAACAGCGTTGCCTCGAAGCTGCCTGCGCCAAGTCGGGTTTGGATTGGGTGGAAAAGTCCTTGGATCTCGATCTGATCACGCACGATGCCATGGTGGTGAATACCATTCTGTGTTTTGAGATGTTCAAGAACTGGGGCTACCCGTTACTGAATCATCCAGACGTCAGCGATGAGCTGAAAAGCTTCCTCCGGCTAGGTGAGGAGATTACACCCGCTGAGTATGAGGCGTGCCTGAAGTCACGCCTGGAAATGATTGAGCTTATCGAAGGGCAATTGGACGAAGGTGATATTATCGTTTTTCCCTCGGTTCTAGGGTTGCCTCCAAAATTAGGGCAGGGCACTGGCTCAAGGGACCCGCAACGGCTTTGGACCTTGCTGGGGATGCCAGCGCTAAACCTTCCTGTCGGTTGGGATAAGGGCTTTCCACTCAACCTCCAGCTGATAGCACGTCGCGGTGAAGACCGACAATTGCTGGCAGCTGCACGGGTGGTCAGTTGTCTTGTTGGACAAACGACTCCAGCTGCCTTCACCACATGA
- a CDS encoding sulfite exporter TauE/SafE family protein yields the protein MIAPDLLMLFLAATVFFASLVRTATGFGFALLAVPMMGLVLEPTSAVGISVIFQIVSGVPIAVQGLSRDEWYYALKLVGVALIGLFPGLIVLLVLPPVFARAMLVASVLLALIFIARRVAFKAKLSFSQWAGIGLCAGFMQGVAGASGPPILAALHADVSIGIASKRRIMALFFVFAGLLAIPPIMLNFPEELLEWKFLGALFLAMLIGIAAGQQLFSRMDANHFHRATVVLLVVSLGLACYPLIRDLGHLTGILIE from the coding sequence ATGATAGCGCCAGACCTATTGATGCTGTTTCTGGCGGCAACAGTATTCTTCGCTTCGCTCGTGCGTACGGCCACGGGGTTTGGCTTTGCATTACTGGCTGTGCCCATGATGGGGCTGGTGCTGGAGCCGACTAGCGCTGTCGGAATCAGCGTTATTTTCCAGATTGTTAGTGGCGTTCCCATTGCTGTTCAGGGGCTCTCCCGTGACGAGTGGTATTATGCCCTGAAGCTGGTTGGCGTAGCGCTAATCGGCCTATTCCCGGGGCTCATTGTTTTGCTGGTCTTACCGCCAGTGTTTGCGCGAGCTATGCTAGTGGCGTCAGTATTACTGGCCCTGATCTTCATTGCGCGGCGAGTGGCCTTCAAGGCCAAGCTATCGTTCTCTCAGTGGGCTGGCATCGGCTTGTGCGCAGGCTTCATGCAAGGCGTTGCCGGGGCCTCGGGGCCACCAATCTTGGCGGCTTTGCATGCGGATGTCTCCATTGGTATTGCATCAAAGCGACGCATAATGGCTCTATTCTTTGTATTTGCAGGTTTGCTCGCAATACCACCGATAATGCTCAACTTCCCGGAAGAGTTGCTTGAGTGGAAGTTCTTGGGCGCGTTGTTTCTCGCAATGCTTATTGGAATTGCGGCAGGTCAACAGTTGTTCTCCCGAATGGATGCGAATCACTTCCATCGGGCGACGGTTGTGTTGCTTGTCGTCTCACTCGGCCTGGCGTGCTATCCATTGATTCGCGATCTGGGCCATTTGACTGGCATATTGATCGAATAA
- a CDS encoding IclR family transcriptional regulator codes for MSSAIERAFTILECFGKNQKPLRLADVVDDLGLPKQTVHRLIKQLEGMDLLERDIQPEKFRLGTRMRTLGIASIVSQNQTAFTRAILEDLKNRFEETVNVGVLDNGEVLYIDRVECHWPLRVQLSPGSKVKVHCTAIGKLLLAHLPEPQFAVTLRNLTLEKYTQNTIVDVVALEAECKKIRAQGYSENIGEDLQGLVALAVPVYGEGGKVIAGIAVHAPEARTSLKTMHFHLGALTDAAARLGAALTAGNS; via the coding sequence TTGAGCTCTGCTATTGAACGCGCGTTTACTATTCTCGAGTGTTTCGGAAAAAACCAGAAGCCACTTCGTCTTGCAGATGTAGTTGATGATCTAGGCTTGCCTAAACAGACGGTGCACCGGCTCATCAAACAGCTAGAGGGCATGGACTTGCTGGAGCGAGATATCCAACCGGAAAAATTCAGGCTTGGGACTCGCATGCGTACCTTGGGTATCGCATCTATTGTTTCGCAAAATCAAACCGCATTTACACGAGCCATTCTTGAAGATCTGAAGAATCGTTTTGAAGAGACCGTTAACGTCGGTGTGTTAGACAATGGTGAAGTTCTCTACATCGATCGTGTTGAGTGCCATTGGCCGTTGCGTGTTCAACTTAGTCCGGGCAGCAAGGTGAAGGTGCACTGCACTGCAATCGGCAAGTTATTGCTGGCACATCTTCCTGAGCCTCAGTTTGCAGTCACTCTTCGCAATTTGACCTTAGAGAAGTATACGCAGAACACCATCGTCGATGTGGTAGCACTGGAGGCGGAATGTAAAAAGATCCGGGCACAGGGCTACTCCGAAAATATAGGGGAAGACCTGCAAGGGCTGGTGGCACTGGCTGTGCCAGTTTATGGTGAGGGTGGAAAGGTCATCGCCGGGATTGCTGTCCATGCGCCAGAGGCGCGGACGAGCCTAAAAACAATGCACTTCCACCTGGGTGCACTGACCGATGCGGCCGCGAGATTGGGGGCTGCACTTACTGCTGGAAATTCTTGA
- a CDS encoding SIR2 family NAD-dependent protein deacylase: MKDHIVILTGAGISAESGLSTFRDNGGLWEEHSVYDVATPEAFARNQELVLRFYNDRRRQLESAQPNQAHRLLAELEARYRVTIVTQNVDDLHERGGSSNVIHLHGELTKARSSRHAELVYDIGYRDIQPGETCERGAQLRPHIVWFGEEVPMLDAAADMVRTADHLLIVGTSLQVYPAAGLVYEVEPGVPITVVDPAQSAPVPRARVIRKGAGEGVLEWVQSLV, encoded by the coding sequence ATGAAAGATCACATAGTAATACTGACGGGCGCTGGCATCAGCGCTGAAAGCGGCCTCTCCACCTTCCGTGACAACGGCGGTCTGTGGGAGGAACACAGTGTTTACGATGTGGCCACGCCAGAAGCCTTTGCCCGTAACCAGGAGCTGGTGCTGCGGTTCTACAATGATCGCCGGCGCCAGCTCGAATCGGCGCAGCCCAACCAGGCGCATCGTCTTCTGGCGGAACTGGAAGCCCGCTACCGTGTGACCATTGTGACCCAGAATGTCGACGACCTGCATGAACGGGGTGGATCCAGCAATGTGATTCACCTCCATGGCGAACTCACCAAAGCTCGCAGCTCCCGGCACGCGGAACTGGTCTATGACATTGGTTACCGGGATATCCAGCCCGGTGAGACCTGTGAACGGGGAGCTCAGCTCCGTCCCCATATCGTCTGGTTCGGTGAGGAGGTGCCGATGCTGGATGCCGCAGCAGACATGGTGCGCACTGCAGACCACCTACTGATCGTTGGAACCTCGCTTCAGGTATACCCGGCTGCGGGTCTTGTCTATGAAGTGGAGCCGGGCGTTCCAATTACTGTCGTCGATCCAGCTCAGTCAGCCCCTGTGCCGAGGGCCCGCGTAATCCGAAAAGGTGCTGGTGAAGGTGTTCTGGAGTGGGTTCAAAGCCTGGTGTGA
- a CDS encoding ABC1 kinase family protein, which yields MAKKPVTSRSGRFLKLAGMTASVAGQYAGQRARRIFRTENDEGAQSESYTRMAGQIADTLGELKGAVMKVGQIASQTQDFLPKEFSDALQKLQKEAPPMPFEVIVRQIESELGKPVSELFEYLQETPYAAASIGQVHRARLFDGTDVIVKVQYPGVDESCDSDLKQLRMALKLGGLLKMPKETVDQLFGEIRMRLKEELDYENEAENLRLFRKFHENDNWVIIPEVIQSHSTRRVLTLELVEGDHVSDVTPEQYDQKTINLIGHRIFTTMADQLFRFQCIHGDPHAGNFAYRPDGSIIMYDFGCVKKLKPEIVDAYRKALIAALEEDYEALDRHLIDLGARVESQPAVDEAYYAMWRDILILPFNQEEPYDFAESDIHKHVAAKTSTVFKYLEYFKPPVESIFIDRMIAGHYWMLKRLGVQAAFRDELEKYLGLGE from the coding sequence ATGGCAAAAAAACCGGTTACTTCCCGCAGTGGACGATTCCTCAAACTCGCTGGCATGACGGCTTCTGTGGCCGGGCAATACGCCGGCCAGCGGGCGCGTCGCATTTTCCGCACCGAAAACGATGAAGGTGCCCAGAGTGAAAGTTACACGCGTATGGCTGGCCAGATAGCAGACACCCTTGGCGAGCTGAAGGGTGCGGTCATGAAGGTGGGGCAGATTGCGTCACAAACCCAGGACTTTTTGCCGAAAGAGTTCTCTGATGCCCTTCAAAAGCTTCAGAAAGAAGCACCACCCATGCCTTTTGAGGTCATTGTCCGCCAGATCGAATCGGAACTGGGCAAACCTGTTTCCGAGCTTTTTGAATACCTGCAGGAAACGCCTTACGCAGCAGCCTCCATCGGTCAGGTACACCGGGCCAGGCTCTTTGACGGCACCGATGTGATCGTCAAAGTGCAATACCCCGGCGTCGACGAGTCCTGCGATTCGGACCTGAAGCAGCTCAGAATGGCCTTGAAGCTCGGCGGATTGCTGAAAATGCCCAAGGAAACGGTTGACCAGCTGTTCGGCGAGATTCGGATGCGTCTCAAGGAAGAGCTCGATTACGAGAACGAAGCCGAGAATCTCAGGCTGTTCAGGAAGTTTCACGAGAATGACAACTGGGTGATAATCCCCGAGGTCATCCAGAGCCACTCAACCCGCCGGGTTCTTACGCTGGAACTGGTGGAGGGTGACCATGTCAGCGACGTCACACCAGAGCAATACGACCAGAAAACCATCAACCTGATCGGCCACAGGATTTTCACTACCATGGCAGATCAGCTGTTTCGCTTTCAATGCATCCATGGCGACCCCCACGCTGGCAACTTTGCCTACCGCCCCGACGGCTCGATCATCATGTACGACTTCGGCTGCGTGAAAAAACTGAAACCAGAGATCGTCGACGCCTACCGGAAGGCGCTCATTGCAGCCCTGGAGGAAGATTACGAGGCCCTTGACCGTCACCTGATTGACCTGGGCGCGCGGGTAGAAAGTCAACCGGCCGTGGACGAGGCCTACTATGCGATGTGGCGGGACATTCTGATCTTGCCCTTCAATCAGGAGGAACCCTACGATTTCGCGGAGTCGGACATCCACAAGCATGTGGCGGCCAAGACAAGCACAGTGTTCAAGTACCTGGAGTACTTCAAGCCGCCGGTAGAAAGCATCTTCATTGACCGGATGATTGCCGGGCATTACTGGATGCTGAAACGGTTGGGGGTTCAGGCGGCGTTTCGGGATGAACTGGAGAAATATCTCGGGCTTGGGGAGTAG
- a CDS encoding fumarylacetoacetate hydrolase family protein, which produces MQDYQHHWKDGTPVHLPLGKIVCIGRNYAEHALELNNPVPDEPLLFIKPATAAVHITRPIDLPRDQGSVHFETELAVLIGRPLTHASASEAEAAILGYGLALDLTLRDVQSELKKKGQPWERAKAFDGACPLSPFVAAEKLGRDNIHFNLDIDGHRQQTGNTRDMLNPIVPLIAHISSHFTLLPGDVILTGTPKGVGPLQPGQTLSLELEDLLVVGTKVV; this is translated from the coding sequence ATGCAAGACTACCAACACCACTGGAAAGATGGCACTCCGGTGCACCTTCCGCTCGGCAAGATTGTCTGCATTGGCCGGAACTACGCAGAACACGCGCTCGAACTCAACAACCCGGTTCCGGATGAGCCGCTGCTGTTCATCAAGCCTGCAACAGCAGCGGTGCACATTACCCGCCCCATTGACCTGCCCCGCGACCAGGGCAGCGTACACTTTGAAACCGAGCTGGCCGTTCTGATTGGCCGACCACTGACCCACGCCTCTGCCAGCGAAGCAGAAGCCGCGATTCTTGGTTATGGCCTGGCACTCGATCTCACCCTGCGGGACGTCCAGAGCGAACTGAAAAAGAAAGGCCAGCCCTGGGAGCGGGCGAAGGCTTTTGACGGTGCCTGCCCGTTATCACCTTTTGTCGCCGCGGAGAAGCTTGGCAGGGACAACATCCATTTCAACCTGGATATTGATGGCCATCGTCAACAAACCGGCAATACCAGAGACATGCTTAACCCCATCGTTCCGTTGATCGCCCACATCAGCAGCCATTTCACGCTGTTACCGGGCGATGTGATTCTGACCGGAACGCCCAAGGGCGTTGGCCCGCTCCAGCCCGGCCAAACACTCTCACTGGAACTGGAAGACCTGCTGGTCGTCGGAACCAAAGTAGTTTAA
- a CDS encoding adenine phosphoribosyltransferase, whose translation MDYFSQSIKKAIRTVPDWPKPGVAFRDITTVLQDKTAFRKLIDAFVHRYHGHEIDAVAAVDARGFIIGSALAYELNASLVLVRKKGKLPFDTLVEDYELEYGTASVELHKDAFKPGDKVVLVDDLIATGGTMLAAARLIRRIGAEIVEVAAMIDLPDLGGSRKLQDEGLQVYTVCSFKGE comes from the coding sequence ATGGATTATTTTTCTCAAAGCATCAAAAAAGCGATTCGCACCGTACCGGATTGGCCAAAGCCCGGCGTAGCCTTCCGGGATATTACGACGGTCCTTCAGGACAAAACGGCGTTCCGAAAGCTGATCGATGCCTTTGTTCACCGCTATCACGGCCATGAGATCGATGCCGTTGCAGCGGTCGATGCCCGCGGCTTCATTATCGGGTCCGCCCTGGCCTACGAGCTCAACGCCTCTCTTGTCCTGGTTCGGAAAAAGGGCAAGCTGCCCTTCGATACGCTGGTCGAAGACTATGAGCTTGAGTACGGCACCGCCTCCGTTGAACTGCACAAAGATGCGTTTAAACCAGGCGACAAGGTGGTTCTGGTAGATGATCTGATTGCCACCGGCGGCACCATGCTGGCTGCGGCCCGACTGATCCGACGCATCGGCGCTGAGATAGTGGAGGTTGCGGCAATGATTGATCTTCCCGATCTGGGTGGCTCCCGGAAGCTGCAGGACGAAGGGCTTCAGGTTTATACTGTCTGCTCGTTCAAAGGGGAGTAA
- a CDS encoding NCS2 family permease, with the protein MLERLFQLQAHGTTVRKELVAGITTFLTMAYIIVVNPSILSSTGMDFGAVFVATCLAATIGTLIMGLWANYPIALAPGMGLNAFFSFTVVGSMGYSWQVALGAVFLSGLIFFLLSIFKVREWIINSIPMSLRFGISAGIGFFLALIALKNAGIVVDHPATLVGLGEIKTAEALLFFGGFVLICALSFRRITGAVMIGIIAVTVIAMMFGMVEYQGFVSAPPSIAPTFMQLDIAGALNVGMISIVFAFLFVDLFDTSGTLIGAAQRGGLLDKQGKLPRLGRALMSDSVATMSGATLGTSTTTSYIESTAGISAGGRTGLTAVVVAVLFLACLLLSPIASIIPAYATAPALLYVAVLMTSGLKLVDWDDITDAAPAVVTALMMPLTFSIANGIALGFITYAIIKALSGRWSDLNASVVTIAVVFVLKFIFLDAA; encoded by the coding sequence ATGCTTGAACGACTGTTCCAACTACAGGCCCATGGCACCACTGTTCGAAAAGAACTGGTAGCGGGCATCACAACCTTCCTGACCATGGCGTACATCATCGTGGTCAACCCCAGCATCCTGTCCTCCACCGGCATGGATTTCGGGGCTGTATTTGTTGCCACCTGTCTGGCGGCCACCATCGGCACCCTGATCATGGGTCTCTGGGCCAACTACCCCATCGCCCTGGCACCGGGCATGGGCCTCAATGCCTTCTTTTCTTTTACTGTCGTCGGCAGCATGGGCTACAGCTGGCAGGTCGCCCTGGGGGCGGTATTCCTCTCGGGCCTGATCTTCTTCCTCCTGAGTATCTTCAAAGTCCGTGAGTGGATCATCAACAGTATCCCCATGTCCCTGCGGTTCGGTATTTCTGCGGGTATCGGTTTTTTCCTGGCGCTGATCGCCCTGAAAAATGCCGGAATTGTTGTCGATCATCCCGCCACACTGGTTGGTCTGGGCGAAATCAAAACCGCTGAGGCCTTGCTGTTCTTTGGTGGTTTCGTACTGATTTGTGCCCTGTCTTTCCGGCGGATAACCGGCGCCGTCATGATCGGCATTATCGCCGTCACCGTCATTGCCATGATGTTCGGCATGGTCGAGTACCAAGGCTTTGTATCGGCGCCCCCCAGCATTGCGCCAACTTTCATGCAGCTGGACATAGCAGGCGCCCTGAACGTGGGCATGATCAGTATTGTCTTTGCATTCCTGTTTGTGGATCTGTTTGACACTTCCGGCACGCTGATCGGCGCGGCCCAGCGTGGCGGTCTGCTGGACAAGCAGGGTAAGCTGCCTCGCCTGGGGCGGGCCCTGATGTCGGACTCCGTGGCCACCATGTCCGGCGCTACGCTGGGCACCTCCACAACCACGAGTTACATTGAATCCACCGCCGGCATTTCCGCAGGTGGCCGCACAGGTCTCACCGCCGTGGTGGTTGCCGTTTTATTCCTTGCATGCCTGTTGCTGTCTCCGATCGCCAGTATCATTCCGGCCTACGCCACGGCACCCGCCTTGCTGTATGTGGCCGTGCTTATGACCAGCGGTCTGAAGCTGGTCGACTGGGACGACATTACCGATGCGGCGCCAGCTGTGGTAACGGCATTGATGATGCCTTTGACCTTCTCCATCGCCAATGGCATTGCCCTGGGCTTCATCACCTATGCGATTATTAAAGCACTGAGCGGCCGATGGTCTGACCTGAATGCGAGCGTCGTTACCATCGCGGTTGTATTCGTTCTGAAATTCATCTTCCTGGATGCGGCCTGA
- a CDS encoding trimeric intracellular cation channel family protein: MSDTVYLLEMIGIVAFAISGMIVARSKNMDPVGVFTIGFITALGGGTLRDLIMDNHPVYWIRHEEQPILILAMAIVFSYWNRAGRMRESRIVLPDAIGLGVFSILGAQLALDLGHSWFIASLLGVMTGTFGGALRDTLCNEVPYIFRKDQIYASISFAGCWIYFVCQWYFHNETISLTVGLLFITVVRMLAVRFDIRLQRDSMQP, from the coding sequence ATGTCAGACACTGTTTACCTGCTTGAAATGATCGGAATCGTAGCCTTTGCCATTTCCGGCATGATTGTCGCGCGCTCCAAAAATATGGACCCGGTGGGTGTCTTCACCATCGGATTCATCACCGCTCTGGGGGGTGGCACCTTGCGGGACCTGATCATGGACAACCATCCGGTATACTGGATCAGGCATGAGGAACAGCCCATCCTGATCCTCGCCATGGCGATTGTGTTCAGCTACTGGAATCGTGCTGGACGAATGCGGGAATCCCGGATCGTACTCCCGGATGCAATCGGACTGGGCGTTTTCTCAATCCTGGGTGCCCAGCTGGCACTGGACCTCGGCCATTCCTGGTTCATCGCTTCGCTTCTGGGCGTTATGACCGGAACTTTCGGCGGTGCCCTCCGTGATACGCTCTGCAACGAAGTCCCTTACATCTTCCGCAAAGACCAGATTTATGCATCCATCTCGTTCGCCGGCTGCTGGATCTACTTCGTTTGTCAGTGGTACTTCCACAACGAAACGATCTCTCTCACCGTCGGGCTTCTCTTTATAACGGTGGTCCGGATGTTGGCGGTGCGGTTTGACATCCGCCTGCAGCGGGATTCCATGCAACCTTAA
- a CDS encoding BLUF domain-containing protein, translated as MSLMRLAYASEATFEAKPAEQGVEPHVARILMTSRRNNGKCNLVGGLYYGDNRFFQYLEGEERDVRETFERIQGDSRHRNITTLIEEQLDKRTFSNWSMKYVPLSTDVRRFLSGHGLESFNPALFTSQQCEEMIELIRRSSGDQKLVNHDATPVKGKKAQAFSPGLRAGLLVAAACLLGALVYAGSLL; from the coding sequence ATGTCCCTTATGCGCCTGGCCTACGCCAGTGAAGCCACATTTGAAGCCAAACCGGCGGAACAAGGCGTTGAGCCCCATGTGGCCCGGATTCTAATGACGTCCCGTCGAAATAACGGCAAATGTAATCTCGTCGGTGGTCTTTATTATGGCGATAATCGTTTCTTTCAGTACCTGGAGGGTGAAGAAAGGGACGTTCGGGAAACCTTCGAGAGAATCCAGGGCGACAGCCGGCACCGCAATATCACCACGTTGATTGAAGAGCAGCTCGATAAGCGCACCTTCAGCAACTGGTCCATGAAGTATGTTCCGCTTTCCACCGACGTTCGTCGTTTTCTCAGTGGTCATGGCCTCGAAAGTTTTAATCCTGCACTGTTCACATCTCAGCAGTGTGAAGAAATGATCGAACTGATCCGGCGCTCCAGTGGAGATCAGAAGTTGGTTAATCATGACGCAACCCCAGTAAAGGGAAAGAAAGCGCAGGCGTTTTCGCCGGGCTTGAGAGCCGGCTTGCTGGTTGCGGCAGCATGTCTGTTGGGCGCTTTGGTTTATGCCGGCTCATTGCTCTAG
- a CDS encoding NADPH:quinone oxidoreductase family protein: protein MKAILCKEYGPAEQLVIEDVPSPEVSGRGVKVRVKAAGLNFPDTLIIEGKYQLKPTMPFSPGGEMAGEVIEVGEKVTRFKPGDRVAGLTGYGSFAEEVIVPEQNLLPIPDGMSDEKAAAFTMVYGTSYYALKQRANLQPGESLLVLGASGGVGLATVELGKAMGARVIAAASSAEKLAIAKEAGADELINYTEEPLKEAVKNLTKGKGVDVVYDPVGGDFTEQALRAMGWNGRHLIIGFAAGEIPKIPANLTLLKGCSVVGVFWGSFTQREPDASAQNMMELMKLYAEGKIDPKISEVFEFEDYAKALGALSERRATGKVVLKVGS, encoded by the coding sequence ATGAAAGCCATCCTCTGCAAAGAATACGGACCGGCTGAACAGCTGGTGATCGAAGATGTGCCCAGCCCTGAAGTCAGTGGGCGAGGCGTCAAGGTTCGTGTTAAAGCCGCCGGCCTGAACTTTCCGGATACTCTGATTATCGAAGGTAAATACCAGCTCAAGCCAACCATGCCGTTCTCACCGGGTGGCGAGATGGCCGGTGAGGTCATCGAGGTCGGCGAGAAAGTGACCCGGTTCAAACCCGGTGATCGTGTTGCGGGTTTGACCGGGTATGGCTCCTTCGCCGAGGAGGTAATTGTTCCGGAACAGAATCTGCTGCCGATACCGGATGGCATGTCCGATGAGAAAGCCGCCGCTTTCACGATGGTCTATGGCACCTCCTACTATGCGCTCAAGCAGCGTGCGAATCTGCAACCCGGGGAGAGCCTGCTGGTTCTGGGTGCCAGTGGAGGCGTAGGTCTGGCCACTGTGGAGCTGGGCAAGGCTATGGGAGCCCGTGTAATCGCAGCAGCGAGTTCAGCGGAAAAGCTCGCCATTGCAAAAGAGGCGGGTGCTGACGAACTGATCAATTACACCGAGGAGCCTTTGAAAGAAGCGGTCAAGAATCTGACCAAGGGCAAGGGTGTGGATGTTGTTTATGACCCGGTTGGTGGTGATTTCACCGAGCAGGCGCTGCGTGCCATGGGTTGGAATGGCCGTCACCTGATTATCGGTTTCGCGGCGGGCGAAATTCCAAAGATTCCTGCGAACCTGACGCTACTGAAAGGCTGTTCTGTGGTTGGTGTGTTCTGGGGCAGCTTCACCCAGCGCGAGCCGGACGCCAGCGCTCAGAATATGATGGAGCTGATGAAGCTTTATGCCGAAGGCAAGATTGATCCGAAGATCAGTGAGGTTTTCGAGTTCGAGGATTACGCCAAGGCGTTGGGGGCTCTTTCGGAGCGCCGTGCTACCGGTAAGGTAGTGCTTAAAGTCGGTTCCTGA